From one Stigmatopora nigra isolate UIUO_SnigA chromosome 8, RoL_Snig_1.1, whole genome shotgun sequence genomic stretch:
- the numbl gene encoding numb-like protein isoform X3, protein MSSCSEMGDAMDPSVEHVTPEMIKLRQSLRRKKPTYVPEASRPHQWQADEEAVRKGKCNFSVRYLGLVEVDESRGMHVCEEAVKKLKISGKKTVKAVLWVSADGLRVVDDKTKDLIVDQTIEKVSFCAPDRNYDKAFSYICRDGTTRRWMCHCFMALKDSGERLSHAVGCAFAACLERKQRREKECGVTASFDASRTSFVREGSFRANSGCGHHGSGSDREDKLQDKNKADQSSVHVALPPGTASPPEGTAEPGGPHAIPRRHAPIEQLVRQGSFRGFPALSQKNSPFKRQLSLRLNDLPSTLQRKTDFETKNPVLEVDMNLSGEGDINALCSQINTSFTNPSEDPFSNPCSSATSLPTCIVPPALPPPPAPTQAPSSWVQPDPPLHSPPPVSAIGQSGHKRTPSEAERWLEEVSKAVRSQQTPPPGPTIPTIPGPPSVSSQQIATLAPVSTLSMSLGTMAKPLIVGPSVLPAQAPMPLPAMSISSVPLIPGPPISSPPMSLPSMSIPTMSGPSMSGAPIIQPSILAPRGSLPSIMPPFPLGFDATSAPVGMFASQPVQPAFVPMQTYMPGLASTITYPNVSVPVVGITPSQMVANAFCTATGSSGTGGAIGSGVGAPKVGILGTGGAHHPYSGMPTGGFSTTFSATASLSTAINGLPAHSGSPTAIQNGNSNNGGNCGSTSCWPPEGSQLTAPVTSNSQDDDRFEAKWAALESTNTKPAVQAPGSKSPAAANPFSNNLQKTFEIEL, encoded by the exons CGTAGAGCACGTGACCCCGGAGATGATCAAGCTTCGTCAGAGCCTGAGAAGGAAGAAGCCCACCTATGTGCCCGAGGCCAGCAGACCACATCAGTGGCAGGCAGATGAGGAGGCTGTACGCAAGGGCAAATGTAACTTCTCAGTACGG TACCTAGGCTTGGTGGAGGTGGACGAGTCTAGAGGGATGCATGTGTGCGAGGAGGcggtgaaaaagttgaaaatt AGTGGAAAAAAGACAGTGAAAGCAGTATTGTGGGTCTCAGCTGACGGATTGAGAGTGGTGGATGATAAAACAAAG GACCTTATTGTGGACCAGACCATAGAGAAAGTCTCCTTCTGTGCTCCTGATCGAAATTATGACAAGGCATTCTCCTATATCTGCAGAGACGGCACAACTAGACGTTGGATGTGCCACTGCTTTATGGCACTTAAAGATTCG GGGGAGAGACTGAGCCATGCAGTTGGCTGTGCCTTCGCGGCATGCTTGGAGAGGAAACAGCGTCGGGAAAAAGAGTGCGGTGTGACGGCATCTTTCGATGCCAGCCGCACGTCATTTGTACGCGAGGGTTCCTTTCGCGCCAACTCTGGTTGTGGTCATCACGGCAGCGGCAGTGACCGGGAAGACAAACTGCAAGATAAGAACAAAG CAGACCAGTCATCTGTTCATGTAGCTCTACCCCCGGGTACGGCTTCCCCACCCGAGGGCACAGCAGAACCCGGTGGGCCTCACGCCATCCCCCGCCGCCACGCGCCCATCGAGCAGCTGGTGCGTCAAGGCTCATTCCGTGGATTTCCTGCTCTGAGTCAGAAGAACTCTCCCTTCAAGAGACAGCTGTCACTTCGCCTCAATGACCTGCCATCCACATTGCAACGCAAGACTGACTTTGAGACCAAGAACCCTG TACTAGAAGTAGACATGAATTTGTCTGGCGAGGGGGATATTAATGCCCTGTGCAGCCAGATCAACACTTCCTTCACGAATCCATCTGAAGACCCTTTCTCCAACCCCTGTTCATCTGCGACTAGCTTGCCAACTTGTATTGTGCCCCCAGCCTTGCCTCCTCCACCCGCGCCAACGCAGG CTCCATCTTCTTGGGTTCAACCAGATCCACCACTCCACTCTCCCCCTCCAGTTTCTGCAATAGGGCAAAGTGGACACAAACGTACCCCCTCAGAGGCCGAACGATGGCTCGAAGAGGTCTCTAAGGCAGTCAGGTCTCAGCAGACACCCCCACCTGGACCTACCATCCCAACCATTCCAGGTCCCCCATCTGTGTCAAGTCAGCAGATAGCAACTCTGGCCCCGGTATCCACTTTGTCAATGTCGCTTGGTACTATGGCCAAACCTCTCATCGTGGGACCCTCTGTTCTCCCAGCTCAGGCACCAATGCCCCTACCGGCTATGTCCATATCATCGGTCCCCCTCATACCCGGGCCTCCGATTTCAAGCCCCCCTATGTCGTTGCCTTCAATGTCCATCCCAACAATGTCTGGCCCAAGTATGTCAGGTGCTCCTATAATCCAGCCCTCCATCCTAGCACCCCGAGGCTCCCTCCCAAGTATCATGCCACCCTTCCCTTTGGGTTTCGACGCTACTTCTGCACCTGTTGGAATGTTTGCCAGTCAGCCCGTCCAACCAGCTTTTGTTCCCATGCAAACCTATATGCCAGGCTTAGCTAGCACTATAACCTATCCTAATGTCAGCGTGCCCGTCGTAGGAATTACGCCATCACAAATGGTGGCGAATGCCTTCTGCACAGCAACTGGCTCATCTGGCACAGGAGGTGCCATTGGCTCCGGAGTCGGAGCACCTAAAGTAGGAATCCTCGGAACGGGTGGCGCCCACCACCCATATTCGGGGATGCCCACTGGAGGGTTTTCCACAACGTTTTCCGCCACTGCTTCTCTTTCAACAGCCATTAACGGTCTTCCAGCACATAGCGGTTCTCCAACAGCCATACAGAATGGAAACTCTAACAATGGCGGGAATTGTGGCAGTACTAGTTGCTGGCCACCAGAAGGCAGCCAACTGACTGCTCCTGTGACCAGTAATTCCCAAGATGATGACCGTTTTGAGGCCAAATGGGCAGCCCTTGAGAGCACCAACACCAAACCAGCAGTTCAAGCACCTGGAAGTAAAAGTCCAGCAGCAGCAAACCCGTTTTCGAACAACCTGCAGAAAACTTTTGAAATAGAGCTTTAA
- the numbl gene encoding numb-like protein isoform X1 translates to MSSCSEMGDAMDPSSVEHVTPEMIKLRQSLRRKKPTYVPEASRPHQWQADEEAVRKGKCNFSVRYLGLVEVDESRGMHVCEEAVKKLKISGKKTVKAVLWVSADGLRVVDDKTKDLIVDQTIEKVSFCAPDRNYDKAFSYICRDGTTRRWMCHCFMALKDSGERLSHAVGCAFAACLERKQRREKECGVTASFDASRTSFVREGSFRANSGCGHHGSGSDREDKLQDKNKADQSSVHVALPPGTASPPEGTAEPGGPHAIPRRHAPIEQLVRQGSFRGFPALSQKNSPFKRQLSLRLNDLPSTLQRKTDFETKNPVLEVDMNLSGEGDINALCSQINTSFTNPSEDPFSNPCSSATSLPTCIVPPALPPPPAPTQAPSSWVQPDPPLHSPPPVSAIGQSGHKRTPSEAERWLEEVSKAVRSQQTPPPGPTIPTIPGPPSVSSQQIATLAPVSTLSMSLGTMAKPLIVGPSVLPAQAPMPLPAMSISSVPLIPGPPISSPPMSLPSMSIPTMSGPSMSGAPIIQPSILAPRGSLPSIMPPFPLGFDATSAPVGMFASQPVQPAFVPMQTYMPGLASTITYPNVSVPVVGITPSQMVANAFCTATGSSGTGGAIGSGVGAPKVGILGTGGAHHPYSGMPTGGFSTTFSATASLSTAINGLPAHSGSPTAIQNGNSNNGGNCGSTSCWPPEGSQLTAPVTSNSQDDDRFEAKWAALESTNTKPAVQAPGSKSPAAANPFSNNLQKTFEIEL, encoded by the exons CAGCGTAGAGCACGTGACCCCGGAGATGATCAAGCTTCGTCAGAGCCTGAGAAGGAAGAAGCCCACCTATGTGCCCGAGGCCAGCAGACCACATCAGTGGCAGGCAGATGAGGAGGCTGTACGCAAGGGCAAATGTAACTTCTCAGTACGG TACCTAGGCTTGGTGGAGGTGGACGAGTCTAGAGGGATGCATGTGTGCGAGGAGGcggtgaaaaagttgaaaatt AGTGGAAAAAAGACAGTGAAAGCAGTATTGTGGGTCTCAGCTGACGGATTGAGAGTGGTGGATGATAAAACAAAG GACCTTATTGTGGACCAGACCATAGAGAAAGTCTCCTTCTGTGCTCCTGATCGAAATTATGACAAGGCATTCTCCTATATCTGCAGAGACGGCACAACTAGACGTTGGATGTGCCACTGCTTTATGGCACTTAAAGATTCG GGGGAGAGACTGAGCCATGCAGTTGGCTGTGCCTTCGCGGCATGCTTGGAGAGGAAACAGCGTCGGGAAAAAGAGTGCGGTGTGACGGCATCTTTCGATGCCAGCCGCACGTCATTTGTACGCGAGGGTTCCTTTCGCGCCAACTCTGGTTGTGGTCATCACGGCAGCGGCAGTGACCGGGAAGACAAACTGCAAGATAAGAACAAAG CAGACCAGTCATCTGTTCATGTAGCTCTACCCCCGGGTACGGCTTCCCCACCCGAGGGCACAGCAGAACCCGGTGGGCCTCACGCCATCCCCCGCCGCCACGCGCCCATCGAGCAGCTGGTGCGTCAAGGCTCATTCCGTGGATTTCCTGCTCTGAGTCAGAAGAACTCTCCCTTCAAGAGACAGCTGTCACTTCGCCTCAATGACCTGCCATCCACATTGCAACGCAAGACTGACTTTGAGACCAAGAACCCTG TACTAGAAGTAGACATGAATTTGTCTGGCGAGGGGGATATTAATGCCCTGTGCAGCCAGATCAACACTTCCTTCACGAATCCATCTGAAGACCCTTTCTCCAACCCCTGTTCATCTGCGACTAGCTTGCCAACTTGTATTGTGCCCCCAGCCTTGCCTCCTCCACCCGCGCCAACGCAGG CTCCATCTTCTTGGGTTCAACCAGATCCACCACTCCACTCTCCCCCTCCAGTTTCTGCAATAGGGCAAAGTGGACACAAACGTACCCCCTCAGAGGCCGAACGATGGCTCGAAGAGGTCTCTAAGGCAGTCAGGTCTCAGCAGACACCCCCACCTGGACCTACCATCCCAACCATTCCAGGTCCCCCATCTGTGTCAAGTCAGCAGATAGCAACTCTGGCCCCGGTATCCACTTTGTCAATGTCGCTTGGTACTATGGCCAAACCTCTCATCGTGGGACCCTCTGTTCTCCCAGCTCAGGCACCAATGCCCCTACCGGCTATGTCCATATCATCGGTCCCCCTCATACCCGGGCCTCCGATTTCAAGCCCCCCTATGTCGTTGCCTTCAATGTCCATCCCAACAATGTCTGGCCCAAGTATGTCAGGTGCTCCTATAATCCAGCCCTCCATCCTAGCACCCCGAGGCTCCCTCCCAAGTATCATGCCACCCTTCCCTTTGGGTTTCGACGCTACTTCTGCACCTGTTGGAATGTTTGCCAGTCAGCCCGTCCAACCAGCTTTTGTTCCCATGCAAACCTATATGCCAGGCTTAGCTAGCACTATAACCTATCCTAATGTCAGCGTGCCCGTCGTAGGAATTACGCCATCACAAATGGTGGCGAATGCCTTCTGCACAGCAACTGGCTCATCTGGCACAGGAGGTGCCATTGGCTCCGGAGTCGGAGCACCTAAAGTAGGAATCCTCGGAACGGGTGGCGCCCACCACCCATATTCGGGGATGCCCACTGGAGGGTTTTCCACAACGTTTTCCGCCACTGCTTCTCTTTCAACAGCCATTAACGGTCTTCCAGCACATAGCGGTTCTCCAACAGCCATACAGAATGGAAACTCTAACAATGGCGGGAATTGTGGCAGTACTAGTTGCTGGCCACCAGAAGGCAGCCAACTGACTGCTCCTGTGACCAGTAATTCCCAAGATGATGACCGTTTTGAGGCCAAATGGGCAGCCCTTGAGAGCACCAACACCAAACCAGCAGTTCAAGCACCTGGAAGTAAAAGTCCAGCAGCAGCAAACCCGTTTTCGAACAACCTGCAGAAAACTTTTGAAATAGAGCTTTAA
- the numbl gene encoding numb-like protein isoform X6, which yields MIKLRQSLRRKKPTYVPEASRPHQWQADEEAVRKGKCNFSVRYLGLVEVDESRGMHVCEEAVKKLKISGKKTVKAVLWVSADGLRVVDDKTKDLIVDQTIEKVSFCAPDRNYDKAFSYICRDGTTRRWMCHCFMALKDSGERLSHAVGCAFAACLERKQRREKECGVTASFDASRTSFVREGSFRANSGCGHHGSGSDREDKLQDKNKADQSSVHVALPPGTASPPEGTAEPGGPHAIPRRHAPIEQLVRQGSFRGFPALSQKNSPFKRQLSLRLNDLPSTLQRKTDFETKNPVLEVDMNLSGEGDINALCSQINTSFTNPSEDPFSNPCSSATSLPTCIVPPALPPPPAPTQAPSSWVQPDPPLHSPPPVSAIGQSGHKRTPSEAERWLEEVSKAVRSQQTPPPGPTIPTIPGPPSVSSQQIATLAPVSTLSMSLGTMAKPLIVGPSVLPAQAPMPLPAMSISSVPLIPGPPISSPPMSLPSMSIPTMSGPSMSGAPIIQPSILAPRGSLPSIMPPFPLGFDATSAPVGMFASQPVQPAFVPMQTYMPGLASTITYPNVSVPVVGITPSQMVANAFCTATGSSGTGGAIGSGVGAPKVGILGTGGAHHPYSGMPTGGFSTTFSATASLSTAINGLPAHSGSPTAIQNGNSNNGGNCGSTSCWPPEGSQLTAPVTSNSQDDDRFEAKWAALESTNTKPAVQAPGSKSPAAANPFSNNLQKTFEIEL from the exons ATGATCAAGCTTCGTCAGAGCCTGAGAAGGAAGAAGCCCACCTATGTGCCCGAGGCCAGCAGACCACATCAGTGGCAGGCAGATGAGGAGGCTGTACGCAAGGGCAAATGTAACTTCTCAGTACGG TACCTAGGCTTGGTGGAGGTGGACGAGTCTAGAGGGATGCATGTGTGCGAGGAGGcggtgaaaaagttgaaaatt AGTGGAAAAAAGACAGTGAAAGCAGTATTGTGGGTCTCAGCTGACGGATTGAGAGTGGTGGATGATAAAACAAAG GACCTTATTGTGGACCAGACCATAGAGAAAGTCTCCTTCTGTGCTCCTGATCGAAATTATGACAAGGCATTCTCCTATATCTGCAGAGACGGCACAACTAGACGTTGGATGTGCCACTGCTTTATGGCACTTAAAGATTCG GGGGAGAGACTGAGCCATGCAGTTGGCTGTGCCTTCGCGGCATGCTTGGAGAGGAAACAGCGTCGGGAAAAAGAGTGCGGTGTGACGGCATCTTTCGATGCCAGCCGCACGTCATTTGTACGCGAGGGTTCCTTTCGCGCCAACTCTGGTTGTGGTCATCACGGCAGCGGCAGTGACCGGGAAGACAAACTGCAAGATAAGAACAAAG CAGACCAGTCATCTGTTCATGTAGCTCTACCCCCGGGTACGGCTTCCCCACCCGAGGGCACAGCAGAACCCGGTGGGCCTCACGCCATCCCCCGCCGCCACGCGCCCATCGAGCAGCTGGTGCGTCAAGGCTCATTCCGTGGATTTCCTGCTCTGAGTCAGAAGAACTCTCCCTTCAAGAGACAGCTGTCACTTCGCCTCAATGACCTGCCATCCACATTGCAACGCAAGACTGACTTTGAGACCAAGAACCCTG TACTAGAAGTAGACATGAATTTGTCTGGCGAGGGGGATATTAATGCCCTGTGCAGCCAGATCAACACTTCCTTCACGAATCCATCTGAAGACCCTTTCTCCAACCCCTGTTCATCTGCGACTAGCTTGCCAACTTGTATTGTGCCCCCAGCCTTGCCTCCTCCACCCGCGCCAACGCAGG CTCCATCTTCTTGGGTTCAACCAGATCCACCACTCCACTCTCCCCCTCCAGTTTCTGCAATAGGGCAAAGTGGACACAAACGTACCCCCTCAGAGGCCGAACGATGGCTCGAAGAGGTCTCTAAGGCAGTCAGGTCTCAGCAGACACCCCCACCTGGACCTACCATCCCAACCATTCCAGGTCCCCCATCTGTGTCAAGTCAGCAGATAGCAACTCTGGCCCCGGTATCCACTTTGTCAATGTCGCTTGGTACTATGGCCAAACCTCTCATCGTGGGACCCTCTGTTCTCCCAGCTCAGGCACCAATGCCCCTACCGGCTATGTCCATATCATCGGTCCCCCTCATACCCGGGCCTCCGATTTCAAGCCCCCCTATGTCGTTGCCTTCAATGTCCATCCCAACAATGTCTGGCCCAAGTATGTCAGGTGCTCCTATAATCCAGCCCTCCATCCTAGCACCCCGAGGCTCCCTCCCAAGTATCATGCCACCCTTCCCTTTGGGTTTCGACGCTACTTCTGCACCTGTTGGAATGTTTGCCAGTCAGCCCGTCCAACCAGCTTTTGTTCCCATGCAAACCTATATGCCAGGCTTAGCTAGCACTATAACCTATCCTAATGTCAGCGTGCCCGTCGTAGGAATTACGCCATCACAAATGGTGGCGAATGCCTTCTGCACAGCAACTGGCTCATCTGGCACAGGAGGTGCCATTGGCTCCGGAGTCGGAGCACCTAAAGTAGGAATCCTCGGAACGGGTGGCGCCCACCACCCATATTCGGGGATGCCCACTGGAGGGTTTTCCACAACGTTTTCCGCCACTGCTTCTCTTTCAACAGCCATTAACGGTCTTCCAGCACATAGCGGTTCTCCAACAGCCATACAGAATGGAAACTCTAACAATGGCGGGAATTGTGGCAGTACTAGTTGCTGGCCACCAGAAGGCAGCCAACTGACTGCTCCTGTGACCAGTAATTCCCAAGATGATGACCGTTTTGAGGCCAAATGGGCAGCCCTTGAGAGCACCAACACCAAACCAGCAGTTCAAGCACCTGGAAGTAAAAGTCCAGCAGCAGCAAACCCGTTTTCGAACAACCTGCAGAAAACTTTTGAAATAGAGCTTTAA
- the numbl gene encoding numb-like protein isoform X5, producing MSSCSEMGDAMDPSSVEHVTPEMIKLRQSLRRKKPTYVPEASRPHQWQADEEAVRKGKCNFSVRYLGLVEVDESRGMHVCEEAVKKLKISGKKTVKAVLWVSADGLRVVDDKTKDLIVDQTIEKVSFCAPDRNYDKAFSYICRDGTTRRWMCHCFMALKDSGERLSHAVGCAFAACLERKQRREKECGVTASFDASRTSFVREGSFRANSGCGHHGSGSDREDKLQDKNKDQSSVHVALPPGTASPPEGTAEPGGPHAIPRRHAPIEQLVRQGSFRGFPALSQKNSPFKRQLSLRLNDLPSTLQRKTDFETKNPEVDMNLSGEGDINALCSQINTSFTNPSEDPFSNPCSSATSLPTCIVPPALPPPPAPTQAPSSWVQPDPPLHSPPPVSAIGQSGHKRTPSEAERWLEEVSKAVRSQQTPPPGPTIPTIPGPPSVSSQQIATLAPVSTLSMSLGTMAKPLIVGPSVLPAQAPMPLPAMSISSVPLIPGPPISSPPMSLPSMSIPTMSGPSMSGAPIIQPSILAPRGSLPSIMPPFPLGFDATSAPVGMFASQPVQPAFVPMQTYMPGLASTITYPNVSVPVVGITPSQMVANAFCTATGSSGTGGAIGSGVGAPKVGILGTGGAHHPYSGMPTGGFSTTFSATASLSTAINGLPAHSGSPTAIQNGNSNNGGNCGSTSCWPPEGSQLTAPVTSNSQDDDRFEAKWAALESTNTKPAVQAPGSKSPAAANPFSNNLQKTFEIEL from the exons CAGCGTAGAGCACGTGACCCCGGAGATGATCAAGCTTCGTCAGAGCCTGAGAAGGAAGAAGCCCACCTATGTGCCCGAGGCCAGCAGACCACATCAGTGGCAGGCAGATGAGGAGGCTGTACGCAAGGGCAAATGTAACTTCTCAGTACGG TACCTAGGCTTGGTGGAGGTGGACGAGTCTAGAGGGATGCATGTGTGCGAGGAGGcggtgaaaaagttgaaaatt AGTGGAAAAAAGACAGTGAAAGCAGTATTGTGGGTCTCAGCTGACGGATTGAGAGTGGTGGATGATAAAACAAAG GACCTTATTGTGGACCAGACCATAGAGAAAGTCTCCTTCTGTGCTCCTGATCGAAATTATGACAAGGCATTCTCCTATATCTGCAGAGACGGCACAACTAGACGTTGGATGTGCCACTGCTTTATGGCACTTAAAGATTCG GGGGAGAGACTGAGCCATGCAGTTGGCTGTGCCTTCGCGGCATGCTTGGAGAGGAAACAGCGTCGGGAAAAAGAGTGCGGTGTGACGGCATCTTTCGATGCCAGCCGCACGTCATTTGTACGCGAGGGTTCCTTTCGCGCCAACTCTGGTTGTGGTCATCACGGCAGCGGCAGTGACCGGGAAGACAAACTGCAAGATAAGAACAAAG ACCAGTCATCTGTTCATGTAGCTCTACCCCCGGGTACGGCTTCCCCACCCGAGGGCACAGCAGAACCCGGTGGGCCTCACGCCATCCCCCGCCGCCACGCGCCCATCGAGCAGCTGGTGCGTCAAGGCTCATTCCGTGGATTTCCTGCTCTGAGTCAGAAGAACTCTCCCTTCAAGAGACAGCTGTCACTTCGCCTCAATGACCTGCCATCCACATTGCAACGCAAGACTGACTTTGAGACCAAGAACCCTG AAGTAGACATGAATTTGTCTGGCGAGGGGGATATTAATGCCCTGTGCAGCCAGATCAACACTTCCTTCACGAATCCATCTGAAGACCCTTTCTCCAACCCCTGTTCATCTGCGACTAGCTTGCCAACTTGTATTGTGCCCCCAGCCTTGCCTCCTCCACCCGCGCCAACGCAGG CTCCATCTTCTTGGGTTCAACCAGATCCACCACTCCACTCTCCCCCTCCAGTTTCTGCAATAGGGCAAAGTGGACACAAACGTACCCCCTCAGAGGCCGAACGATGGCTCGAAGAGGTCTCTAAGGCAGTCAGGTCTCAGCAGACACCCCCACCTGGACCTACCATCCCAACCATTCCAGGTCCCCCATCTGTGTCAAGTCAGCAGATAGCAACTCTGGCCCCGGTATCCACTTTGTCAATGTCGCTTGGTACTATGGCCAAACCTCTCATCGTGGGACCCTCTGTTCTCCCAGCTCAGGCACCAATGCCCCTACCGGCTATGTCCATATCATCGGTCCCCCTCATACCCGGGCCTCCGATTTCAAGCCCCCCTATGTCGTTGCCTTCAATGTCCATCCCAACAATGTCTGGCCCAAGTATGTCAGGTGCTCCTATAATCCAGCCCTCCATCCTAGCACCCCGAGGCTCCCTCCCAAGTATCATGCCACCCTTCCCTTTGGGTTTCGACGCTACTTCTGCACCTGTTGGAATGTTTGCCAGTCAGCCCGTCCAACCAGCTTTTGTTCCCATGCAAACCTATATGCCAGGCTTAGCTAGCACTATAACCTATCCTAATGTCAGCGTGCCCGTCGTAGGAATTACGCCATCACAAATGGTGGCGAATGCCTTCTGCACAGCAACTGGCTCATCTGGCACAGGAGGTGCCATTGGCTCCGGAGTCGGAGCACCTAAAGTAGGAATCCTCGGAACGGGTGGCGCCCACCACCCATATTCGGGGATGCCCACTGGAGGGTTTTCCACAACGTTTTCCGCCACTGCTTCTCTTTCAACAGCCATTAACGGTCTTCCAGCACATAGCGGTTCTCCAACAGCCATACAGAATGGAAACTCTAACAATGGCGGGAATTGTGGCAGTACTAGTTGCTGGCCACCAGAAGGCAGCCAACTGACTGCTCCTGTGACCAGTAATTCCCAAGATGATGACCGTTTTGAGGCCAAATGGGCAGCCCTTGAGAGCACCAACACCAAACCAGCAGTTCAAGCACCTGGAAGTAAAAGTCCAGCAGCAGCAAACCCGTTTTCGAACAACCTGCAGAAAACTTTTGAAATAGAGCTTTAA
- the numbl gene encoding numb-like protein isoform X2 codes for MSSCSEMGDAMDPSSVEHVTPEMIKLRQSLRRKKPTYVPEASRPHQWQADEEAVRKGKCNFSVRYLGLVEVDESRGMHVCEEAVKKLKISGKKTVKAVLWVSADGLRVVDDKTKDLIVDQTIEKVSFCAPDRNYDKAFSYICRDGTTRRWMCHCFMALKDSGERLSHAVGCAFAACLERKQRREKECGVTASFDASRTSFVREGSFRANSGCGHHGSGSDREDKLQDKNKDQSSVHVALPPGTASPPEGTAEPGGPHAIPRRHAPIEQLVRQGSFRGFPALSQKNSPFKRQLSLRLNDLPSTLQRKTDFETKNPVLEVDMNLSGEGDINALCSQINTSFTNPSEDPFSNPCSSATSLPTCIVPPALPPPPAPTQAPSSWVQPDPPLHSPPPVSAIGQSGHKRTPSEAERWLEEVSKAVRSQQTPPPGPTIPTIPGPPSVSSQQIATLAPVSTLSMSLGTMAKPLIVGPSVLPAQAPMPLPAMSISSVPLIPGPPISSPPMSLPSMSIPTMSGPSMSGAPIIQPSILAPRGSLPSIMPPFPLGFDATSAPVGMFASQPVQPAFVPMQTYMPGLASTITYPNVSVPVVGITPSQMVANAFCTATGSSGTGGAIGSGVGAPKVGILGTGGAHHPYSGMPTGGFSTTFSATASLSTAINGLPAHSGSPTAIQNGNSNNGGNCGSTSCWPPEGSQLTAPVTSNSQDDDRFEAKWAALESTNTKPAVQAPGSKSPAAANPFSNNLQKTFEIEL; via the exons CAGCGTAGAGCACGTGACCCCGGAGATGATCAAGCTTCGTCAGAGCCTGAGAAGGAAGAAGCCCACCTATGTGCCCGAGGCCAGCAGACCACATCAGTGGCAGGCAGATGAGGAGGCTGTACGCAAGGGCAAATGTAACTTCTCAGTACGG TACCTAGGCTTGGTGGAGGTGGACGAGTCTAGAGGGATGCATGTGTGCGAGGAGGcggtgaaaaagttgaaaatt AGTGGAAAAAAGACAGTGAAAGCAGTATTGTGGGTCTCAGCTGACGGATTGAGAGTGGTGGATGATAAAACAAAG GACCTTATTGTGGACCAGACCATAGAGAAAGTCTCCTTCTGTGCTCCTGATCGAAATTATGACAAGGCATTCTCCTATATCTGCAGAGACGGCACAACTAGACGTTGGATGTGCCACTGCTTTATGGCACTTAAAGATTCG GGGGAGAGACTGAGCCATGCAGTTGGCTGTGCCTTCGCGGCATGCTTGGAGAGGAAACAGCGTCGGGAAAAAGAGTGCGGTGTGACGGCATCTTTCGATGCCAGCCGCACGTCATTTGTACGCGAGGGTTCCTTTCGCGCCAACTCTGGTTGTGGTCATCACGGCAGCGGCAGTGACCGGGAAGACAAACTGCAAGATAAGAACAAAG ACCAGTCATCTGTTCATGTAGCTCTACCCCCGGGTACGGCTTCCCCACCCGAGGGCACAGCAGAACCCGGTGGGCCTCACGCCATCCCCCGCCGCCACGCGCCCATCGAGCAGCTGGTGCGTCAAGGCTCATTCCGTGGATTTCCTGCTCTGAGTCAGAAGAACTCTCCCTTCAAGAGACAGCTGTCACTTCGCCTCAATGACCTGCCATCCACATTGCAACGCAAGACTGACTTTGAGACCAAGAACCCTG TACTAGAAGTAGACATGAATTTGTCTGGCGAGGGGGATATTAATGCCCTGTGCAGCCAGATCAACACTTCCTTCACGAATCCATCTGAAGACCCTTTCTCCAACCCCTGTTCATCTGCGACTAGCTTGCCAACTTGTATTGTGCCCCCAGCCTTGCCTCCTCCACCCGCGCCAACGCAGG CTCCATCTTCTTGGGTTCAACCAGATCCACCACTCCACTCTCCCCCTCCAGTTTCTGCAATAGGGCAAAGTGGACACAAACGTACCCCCTCAGAGGCCGAACGATGGCTCGAAGAGGTCTCTAAGGCAGTCAGGTCTCAGCAGACACCCCCACCTGGACCTACCATCCCAACCATTCCAGGTCCCCCATCTGTGTCAAGTCAGCAGATAGCAACTCTGGCCCCGGTATCCACTTTGTCAATGTCGCTTGGTACTATGGCCAAACCTCTCATCGTGGGACCCTCTGTTCTCCCAGCTCAGGCACCAATGCCCCTACCGGCTATGTCCATATCATCGGTCCCCCTCATACCCGGGCCTCCGATTTCAAGCCCCCCTATGTCGTTGCCTTCAATGTCCATCCCAACAATGTCTGGCCCAAGTATGTCAGGTGCTCCTATAATCCAGCCCTCCATCCTAGCACCCCGAGGCTCCCTCCCAAGTATCATGCCACCCTTCCCTTTGGGTTTCGACGCTACTTCTGCACCTGTTGGAATGTTTGCCAGTCAGCCCGTCCAACCAGCTTTTGTTCCCATGCAAACCTATATGCCAGGCTTAGCTAGCACTATAACCTATCCTAATGTCAGCGTGCCCGTCGTAGGAATTACGCCATCACAAATGGTGGCGAATGCCTTCTGCACAGCAACTGGCTCATCTGGCACAGGAGGTGCCATTGGCTCCGGAGTCGGAGCACCTAAAGTAGGAATCCTCGGAACGGGTGGCGCCCACCACCCATATTCGGGGATGCCCACTGGAGGGTTTTCCACAACGTTTTCCGCCACTGCTTCTCTTTCAACAGCCATTAACGGTCTTCCAGCACATAGCGGTTCTCCAACAGCCATACAGAATGGAAACTCTAACAATGGCGGGAATTGTGGCAGTACTAGTTGCTGGCCACCAGAAGGCAGCCAACTGACTGCTCCTGTGACCAGTAATTCCCAAGATGATGACCGTTTTGAGGCCAAATGGGCAGCCCTTGAGAGCACCAACACCAAACCAGCAGTTCAAGCACCTGGAAGTAAAAGTCCAGCAGCAGCAAACCCGTTTTCGAACAACCTGCAGAAAACTTTTGAAATAGAGCTTTAA